The genomic interval agttcccacagtgtattatgacagagttcccacagtgtattatgacagagttcccacagtgtattatgacagagttcCCACAGTGTATTATTGCAGAGTTCATTACATATTTCCACCCTGTCTTTTTGTACAACATAACATATACATACCGGTTATGTCTGATGACTTGACTCTCTTTGCAATGATTCCACTGTTCCACATGACATCTACCTACATGAACTATTATACAACTCTATAGCTCTACTCTATTCCACAGGAGAAGAGAAAGCATCACACAGATCCTTAGATACAGGGACAGAGTCAAAGGTGGCCCTCCAGTAGATGTAGTACTAACTACAGGTACAGCTGTAGTGTTGGTGACAGAGGCCTGTGCTGTAGAGCTCACAACCAACCCCACAGAGTCCTTTACTGagcccagacacacacccacgtTGCCTGCCCTGTCAACTACCACTAGCTCTACCTTCTTTGAACAGCAGGTGGCGCTGTACTCAACCCGGGTCACGTTCTCGCCCCCGGTGCCCACCTCTGTAGAAGTGTTCAGGGTCCCGTTGCCCTGGCGCAGGGTGACTCGGTCGATGCCAGTCCCGTTGGCACCGTCGGTCAGGTTGGCAGAGAGCTGCCAGTAAGAGGCACCGCAGTCAGCCGGGCAGTTGGACGAGACGCTGACAGCCCCACACTGGGGAGGGCTGAAATCTTTCACctggaggaggggggagacagagagggagcgatagagagCTTAGTCAGACAACTgaagtagtggtggtggtagaacCATCTCTGACCTGTAGCGCTGTTAGCATTCTTATCTGGGccatgagggagagaggatatgagGAAAGGAGGCCAGACCCATTTTAGAGTTTTGGAACATGACCCTTACCTTGCTGACAACAGAGAGACGCAGGATGGCGTAGTTCAAGTCTGCTGCTCCAGCGGACTCTGCCTCGATGGTCAGGGTGACGTCCGTTCCCGATGGGGTGCTGGCGGGCGCCGTGAGAGTCACCGTACCGTTGGCCGCTCCCTCTCCGGTCACAATGGAGACACTGGCGGGGAAGGAGGAAGTGAAGCCGCGGTCGTTCGTGGCTCGGACGGTAAAAGCTCCTCCTGTTCCGTTGGCCATTGCCACAGTGAAGGGGACAGAGATGGTAGAACCGGGTTCTAGAGTACTGTCAGCCTGGACCTGGGGAgagaagaacttcactttttaacAATACGACAGTGTTCAAAATACCATCCTATTCcttgtagtgcactgcttttcaTCAGAACCCAACGGAAAAGGGTGCAATTTCAGAGTTCTACAAGACTGACCGTAACAGAGATGCTGGAAGTCTTTATCTGAGTGGAGGCCTGTCTCTGGAAGAGGCTAGGTGATGATTTGGTGGTGGCGCTATTGCTCTCTCCCCTCAGACGCACCACAACCTCCCCCTGTGGGACTCTGGCCACGGTAACCAGGAAGTCCCCGCTGCCTAGAGATTGCAGGGTTCCGTTGACTTCTGACCCTGACCCCAAGGCCTCGACCAGGGCCACCGCCGTCACAGTGACAGAGTCACCCCCCGTCACAGACACCAGCAGGGTTATGTTATCgcctgggagggggggggggggtaggagAGACCGGGTGGTGAAGGGAgacatggaggaagaggagagaaggggaggagagtgaAGTGaacagaggaaaagagagagtaagaatgagagagagggtaaCGGAGCGAGGGAGAAAAcgaggtagaaacagagaggtAAGGTGaagtagagaggaagaggaagttaTTATTTTCTTTTACATTATTTGAAACTACTCTGCTGTGATGCTTTGACTAAACTACTCTGCTGTGATGCTTTGACTAAACTACTCTGCTGTGATGCTATGGAAGATGAAGATGAAAAAGCCGGTACTGAAGATGGTTTCATCTGTTATTTATTGTTACCTGTGAGAGGACGGCCCTCTTTGAGGCCAAAGTCTCCATGAGCACCGCCGAAAGCCTCCACGAAATGGTAGCCGAAATTAACAGAACTCTGACCTGAAACACACGCACATTAGATAATGATTATTTAAACAATTCTTACATAGAGAAGAAAGATAGATATCTAAATGTTGTGATGAGGAGGGGAAGTCCAGACAATGGACTATGTCTGAAACGGAACCCTATTCCATAcaatcactactgttgaccagggatcagGGCTCGccactgtactgacctatgacctTCAGTGAGTAAGACTCTAGGGAGTTAAGACTGATTTCCCATAatcctgtgttgttgtgtgtggtCAGAGAGACGCGGTGTAGGTTCCCTACAGTCTGGATGGTCCCCAGAGGACCGCTGGCCTCACTGTTACTCTGAGACACacctagagggaggagagggacatcTGGTTATCAAACCTTTACCTGGACAGGTGACGTGTACAATAACTCACAActggctgtcacacacacacctgaagggctggtgagagtgaaggagagggatcCTCCTGTGATGTAAGCATTCAGGTTTCTCATAGACTCGTCTACTGTAAAGGAGAAATTCTCTGCCTTTCCTGGGCTCCTTACCTCCTGTAGAACAGTCAcctgcaggaggaggaggaggaggaggagttaatAGACAATACATTAGATATGTTAACAGCACAgtaacctggaggaggaggaggaggaggaggaggaggagttaacagacaatacattagatatgttaacaacacagtaacctggaggaggaggaggaggaggagaaggaggagttaacagacaatacattagatatgttaacaacacagtaacttggaggaggaggaggaggagttaataaatcaaatcaaattcaaatcaaatcaaattttatttgtcacttacacatggttagcagatgttaatgcgagtgtagcgaaatgcttgtgcttctagttccgacaatgcagtgataaccaacaagtaatctaactaacaattccaaaactactgtcttatacacagtgtaaggggataaggaatatgtacataaggatatatgaatgagtgatggtacagagcagcatacagtagatggtatcgagtacagtatatacatatgagatgagtatgtagacaaagtaaacaaagtggcatagttaaagtggctagtgacatAAGAATGCAGTCGATGatctagagtacagtatatacatatgcatatgagatgaataatgtagggtaagtaacattatataaggtagcattgtttaaagtggctagtgatatatttacataatttcccatcaattcccattattaaagtggctggagttgggtcagtgtcaatgacagtgtgttggcagcagccactcaatgttagtggtggctgtttaacagtctgatggccttgagatagaagctgtttttcagtctctaatAGACAATATATTAGATATGTTAACAACACAGTaacttggaggaggaggaggaggaggagttaatagacaatacattagatatgttaacaacacagtaacctggaggaggaggaggaggaggaggaggaggaggagttaatagacaatacattagatatgttaacaacacagtaacctggaggaggaggaggaggaggaggaggagttaatagacaatacattagatatgttaacaacacagtaacctggaggaggaggaggaggagttaacagacaatacattagatatgttaacaacacagtaacttggaggaggaggaggaggaggagttaatAGACAATATATTAGATATGTTAACAACACAgtaacctggaggaggaggaggaggaggaggaggaggaggaggaggagttaatAGACAATATATTAGATATGTTAACAACACAGTaacttggaggaggaggaggagttaatagacaatacattagatatgttaacaacacagtaacctggaggaggaggaggaggaggaggaggaggaggaggagttaacagacaatacattagatatgttaacaacacagtaacttggaggaggaggaggaggagttaatagacaatacattagatatgttaacaacacagtaacctggaggaggaggaggaggagaaggaggagttaatagacaatacattagatatgttaacaacacagtaacctggaggaggaggatgaggaggaggaggggttaacagacaatacatttacattacatttaagtcatttagcagacgctcttatccagagcgacttacaaattggtgcattcaccttatgacatccagtggaacagtagtgcatctaaatcttttaaggggggtgagagggattactttatcctatcctaggtattccttaaagaggtggggtttcaggtgtctccggaaggtggtgattgactccgctgtcctggcgtcgtgagggtgtttgttccaccattggggggccagagcagcgaacagttttgactgggctgagcgggaactgtacttcctcagtggtagggaggcgagcaggccagaggtggatgaacgcagtgcccttgtttgggtgtagggcctgatcagagcctggaggtactgaggtgccgttcccctcacagctccgtaggcaagcaccatggtcttgtagcggatgcgagcttcaactggaagccagtggagagagcggaggagcggggtgacgtgagagaacttgggaaggttgaacaccagacgggctgcggcgttctggatgagttgtaggggtttaatggcacaggcagggagcccagccaacagcgagttgcagtaatccagacgggagatgacaagtgcctggattaggacctgcgccgcttcctgtgtgaggcagggtcgtactctgcggacgttgtagagcatgaacctacaggaacgggccaccgccttgatgttagttgagaacgacagggtgttgtccaggatcacgccaaggttcttagcgctctgggaggaggacacaatggagttgtcaaccgtgatggcgagatcatggaacgggcagtccttccccgggaggaagagcagctccgtcttgccgaggttcagcttgaggtggtgatccgtcatccacactgatatgtctgccagacatgcagagatgcgattcgccacctggtcatcagaagggggaaaggaagattaattgtgtgtcgtctgcatagcaatgataggagagaccatgtgaggttatgacagagccaagtgacttggtgtatagcgagaataggagagggcctagaacagagccctgggggacgccagtggtgagagcgcgtggtgaggagacagattctcgccacgccacctggtaggagcgacctgtcaggtaggacgcaatccaagcgtgggccgcgccagagatgcccaactcggagagggtggagaggaggatctgatggttcacagtatcgaaggcagccgataggtctagaaggatgagagcagaggagagagagttagctttagcagtgcggagcgcctccgtgatacagagaagagcagtctcagttgaatgactagtcttgaaacctgactgatttggatcaa from Oncorhynchus keta strain PuntledgeMale-10-30-2019 unplaced genomic scaffold, Oket_V2 Un_contig_6645_pilon_pilon, whole genome shotgun sequence carries:
- the LOC118383613 gene encoding von Willebrand factor A domain-containing protein 7-like; its protein translation is MRNLNAYITGGSLSFTLTSPSGVSQSNSEASGPLGTIQTVGNLHRVSLTTHNNTGLWEISLNSLESYSLKVIGQSSVNFGYHFVEAFGGAHGDFGLKEGRPLTGDNITLLVSVTGGDSVTVTAVALVEALGSGSEVNGTLQSLGSGDFLVTVARVPQGEVVVRLRGESNSATTKSSPSLFQRQASTQIKTSSISVTVQADSTLEPGSTISVPFTVAMANGTGGAFTVRATNDRGFTSSFPASVSIVTGEGAANGTVTLTAPASTPSGTDVTLTIEAESAGAADLNYAILRLSVVSKVKDFSPPQCGAVSVSSNCPADCGASYWQLSANLTDGANGTGIDRVTLRQGNGTLNTSTEVGTGGENVTRVEYSATCCSKKVELVVVDRAGNVGVCLGSVKDSVGLVVSSTAQASVTNTTAVPVVSTTSTGGPPLTLSLYLRICVMLSLLLWNRVEL